A region of Polyangiaceae bacterium DNA encodes the following proteins:
- a CDS encoding NADH-quinone oxidoreductase subunit J: MDPIAFGIVAACLLLAALCVVTSKNLVHAVLWLALTLATTAVLFVLLQAPFLAGIQILLYTGGVITLMLFGVMLTRRQESVFIENETSPRRRVPAILAAAVLFGVITSATYRTPGLPAGPGRNVGADEIGKAFLTEHLLAFEVLSILLLIAMIGAIVLARKADFGKERERVIPVRGEKAT, from the coding sequence ATGGACCCCATCGCATTCGGCATCGTCGCGGCCTGCCTGCTCCTCGCGGCGCTCTGCGTCGTGACCAGCAAGAACCTGGTCCACGCGGTGCTCTGGCTCGCGCTGACCCTGGCCACCACGGCGGTGCTGTTCGTGCTGCTCCAGGCGCCGTTCCTCGCCGGCATCCAGATCCTGCTCTACACCGGCGGCGTCATCACGCTGATGCTGTTCGGCGTGATGCTGACCCGGCGGCAGGAGAGCGTCTTCATCGAGAACGAGACCTCCCCGCGGCGGAGGGTCCCGGCAATCCTGGCGGCGGCGGTGCTGTTCGGGGTCATCACGTCGGCGACCTACCGGACCCCCGGGCTGCCCGCGGGTCCCGGGCGCAACGTCGGCGCCGACGAGATCGGCAAGGCCTTCCTGACCGAGCACCTGCTCGCGTTCGAGGTGCTGAGCATCCTGCTCTTGATCGCCATGATCGGCGCCATCGTGCTGGCGCGCAAAGCGGACTTCGGCAAGGAGCGGGAGCGCGTGATCCCGGTCCGCGGCGAGAAGGCGACTTGA
- the nuoK gene encoding NADH-quinone oxidoreductase subunit NuoK, producing the protein MPLQPLLLLSAALFCVGIYGVVSRRNAVGILLSVELMMNAVNINLVAFSHYRGDHVGQTFAVFSIALTVAEVVVGLALVILLYRSRKDVVVDTAHALGEPR; encoded by the coding sequence ATGCCGCTCCAGCCGCTCCTGCTCCTGTCCGCGGCGCTGTTCTGCGTGGGCATCTACGGCGTGGTCTCGCGCCGTAACGCCGTCGGCATCCTGCTCAGCGTCGAGCTGATGATGAACGCCGTGAACATCAACCTGGTGGCGTTCTCTCACTACCGCGGCGACCACGTTGGCCAGACCTTCGCGGTCTTCTCCATCGCGCTCACCGTCGCCGAGGTCGTGGTGGGCCTCGCCCTGGTGATCTTGCTCTACCGATCACGCAAAGACGTCGTGGTGGACACCGCGCACGCGCTGGGAGAGCCGCGATGA
- the nuoL gene encoding NADH-quinone oxidoreductase subunit L, translating to MILGLTPVAWALVALFGPVVAALIIAVVPPLRKAGKPAAYLAVAAALLAFVGAVALMLRQLGAPADAIVQTTRWLPSGGQTIAEIGVRLDGISVPMLLVVTTVALSVQVFSLGYMADEPPAAFGRYFGYHSLFIFSMNTLVLAPNVLQLFAGWELVGLTSYLLIGFYWQKQTAARAAVKAFWTTKLADMGFVAGVILLFVSTGGFAWAPPADPTLHMWIGFCLFLGVMGKSAQFPLHVWLPDAMEGPTPVSALLHAATMVAAGVYLVVRANPLFQAVPVRELMTWLGAFTALFAAIVAVVQTDIKKVLAYSTCSQLGYMVSALGAGSLMGGYFHLTTHAAFKALLFLGAGSVIHAVHSNELRDMGYLWPKMKITAVTFIIGALALSGVPGLAGFFSKDLILEALYEKRLWGPLGMLMAAAFLTAFYMGRVVFLAFFGKRTKKTERAHESGPAMAGPLVLLAVLSVAAGYFGKSFAGLYGVDYHFHLGAVGGVAIVLGLGGLILAWLVYGKGSVPESSFAFLAPVGRLARSGAVDKLYLFGFQKLALGLANAVGWFDRYVIDGVMNLLGWATIMGGRRVRRIQTGNVADYVYAVIAGAVVLATWGILR from the coding sequence ATGATCCTCGGCCTCACCCCCGTCGCCTGGGCTCTCGTCGCGCTCTTCGGACCCGTGGTCGCGGCGCTGATCATCGCCGTCGTTCCGCCGCTGCGGAAGGCGGGCAAGCCCGCCGCGTACCTGGCGGTGGCGGCGGCTCTGCTGGCGTTCGTCGGCGCCGTCGCGCTCATGCTGCGCCAGCTCGGCGCGCCGGCGGACGCCATCGTCCAGACCACGCGCTGGCTGCCTTCCGGGGGCCAGACCATCGCCGAGATCGGCGTGCGCCTCGACGGCATCAGCGTGCCCATGCTGCTGGTCGTCACCACGGTGGCGCTCTCGGTGCAGGTCTTCTCGCTGGGCTACATGGCGGACGAGCCGCCCGCCGCCTTCGGGCGCTACTTCGGTTACCACTCGCTGTTCATCTTCAGCATGAACACGCTGGTGCTGGCGCCGAACGTGCTCCAGCTGTTCGCGGGCTGGGAGCTGGTGGGTCTGACCAGCTACTTGCTCATCGGCTTCTACTGGCAGAAGCAGACCGCGGCGCGGGCGGCGGTGAAGGCGTTCTGGACCACCAAGCTCGCGGACATGGGCTTCGTGGCGGGCGTGATCCTGCTGTTCGTCTCCACCGGCGGCTTCGCCTGGGCACCGCCGGCGGATCCCACGCTGCACATGTGGATCGGCTTCTGCCTGTTCCTGGGCGTGATGGGCAAGAGCGCGCAGTTCCCGCTGCACGTCTGGTTGCCCGACGCAATGGAGGGCCCCACCCCGGTCTCGGCGCTCCTGCACGCCGCCACCATGGTCGCCGCCGGCGTCTACCTGGTGGTGCGCGCCAACCCGCTGTTCCAGGCCGTGCCGGTGCGTGAGCTGATGACGTGGCTCGGCGCCTTCACCGCGCTCTTCGCCGCGATCGTCGCGGTGGTGCAGACCGACATCAAGAAGGTGCTCGCGTATTCGACCTGCTCGCAGCTCGGCTACATGGTCAGCGCCCTGGGCGCCGGCTCGCTGATGGGCGGGTACTTCCACCTGACCACCCACGCGGCCTTCAAGGCGCTTCTGTTCCTCGGCGCCGGCAGCGTCATCCACGCCGTGCACTCGAACGAGCTCCGGGACATGGGCTACCTCTGGCCCAAGATGAAGATCACGGCGGTGACCTTCATCATCGGCGCGCTCGCGCTCAGCGGGGTGCCGGGCCTGGCCGGCTTCTTCAGCAAAGATCTGATCCTCGAAGCGCTGTACGAGAAGCGGCTCTGGGGCCCGCTCGGCATGCTGATGGCCGCGGCGTTCTTGACCGCCTTCTACATGGGCCGCGTGGTGTTCCTGGCGTTCTTCGGCAAGCGCACCAAGAAGACGGAGCGCGCCCACGAGAGCGGCCCAGCCATGGCTGGGCCGCTGGTGCTCCTGGCGGTGCTCTCCGTCGCCGCTGGCTACTTCGGCAAGAGCTTCGCCGGGCTCTACGGCGTGGATTACCACTTCCACCTCGGTGCCGTCGGCGGCGTCGCCATCGTCCTCGGCCTGGGTGGCCTGATCCTCGCCTGGCTGGTCTACGGCAAGGGCTCGGTGCCGGAGTCGAGCTTCGCGTTCCTGGCGCCCGTGGGCCGGCTCGCGCGCTCCGGCGCGGTGGACAAGCTCTACCTGTTCGGGTTCCAGAAGCTGGCGCTGGGCTTGGCGAACGCCGTGGGTTGGTTCGACCGCTACGTCATCGACGGCGTGATGAACCTGCTCGGCTGGGCCACCATCATGGGCGGCCGGCGCGTGCGGCGCATCCAGACCGGTAACGTCGCCGACTACGTCTACGCCGTCATCGCGGGCGCCGTGGTGCTCGCCACCTGGGGGATCCTCAGATGA
- a CDS encoding NADH-quinone oxidoreductase subunit M, which produces MMGLPLLSLIVAAPFVAAVLLFAIPDAQRQLVRWVSLLGATVSLVGSVQVARLYDMGKGGLQLAERYPLVPSLGIELSLAVDGWGVSLLLLTGIIIFAGVLASWTLKERGKEFFVFLLVLVAGVFGVFVSQDLFVFFLFYEIAVLPMYLLIGIWGSSHAVTEAGPFRFVWKLLDIGGREYAAMKLTLMLLVGSAFILVAIFAMYVAAGARTFDMAVLGSHPYSKDLQLWAFPFLWLGFGSLGGVFPFHTWSPDGHASAPTAVSMLHAGVLMKLGAFGVMRVGMVMLPEGAAVWAPWVGGVAVINVVYGALSAMSQKDLKYIIAYSSVSHMGVVMLGAATLTPNGWNGAVYQMFAHGIMTGLFFALVGLVYERAHSRHVPGMGGFAKSMPAVAVFFTLAGLSSLGLPGTAGFVAEMLVFLGAWQSAHWWWAIPGILGAFITAVYVLRAVRQIFWGPGPSEKFHDLSDATRTEWGAPLILGACIIVFGCYPVIVLDFIDKATPGYLAQAKGELRLPQQAVSKPRLSPVLGTLAPRGER; this is translated from the coding sequence ATGATGGGTCTGCCCCTGCTCAGCCTGATCGTCGCGGCGCCCTTCGTGGCCGCCGTGCTGCTCTTCGCCATCCCGGACGCTCAGCGCCAGCTCGTGCGCTGGGTATCGTTGCTCGGCGCCACTGTCTCTCTGGTGGGCAGCGTGCAGGTCGCGCGGCTGTACGACATGGGCAAGGGCGGCCTCCAGCTCGCGGAGCGCTACCCGCTGGTGCCCAGCCTGGGCATCGAGCTCAGCCTGGCCGTGGACGGCTGGGGCGTGTCGCTGCTGCTGCTCACCGGCATCATCATCTTCGCGGGGGTGCTCGCCAGCTGGACGCTGAAGGAGCGCGGCAAGGAGTTCTTCGTCTTCCTGCTGGTGCTGGTGGCCGGCGTGTTCGGCGTGTTCGTGTCGCAGGACCTGTTCGTCTTCTTCCTGTTCTACGAGATCGCCGTGCTGCCGATGTACCTCCTGATCGGCATCTGGGGCTCGAGCCACGCGGTGACGGAGGCGGGGCCTTTCAGGTTCGTCTGGAAGCTGCTCGACATCGGCGGCCGCGAGTACGCTGCCATGAAGCTGACCTTGATGCTCTTGGTCGGCTCGGCCTTCATCCTGGTCGCCATCTTCGCCATGTACGTGGCGGCCGGCGCCCGCACCTTCGACATGGCGGTGCTGGGCAGCCACCCCTACAGCAAAGATCTCCAGCTCTGGGCGTTCCCGTTCCTGTGGCTCGGTTTCGGCTCGCTGGGCGGCGTGTTCCCGTTCCACACCTGGTCGCCGGACGGCCACGCCTCGGCGCCCACGGCGGTCTCGATGCTGCACGCGGGCGTCTTGATGAAGCTCGGCGCCTTCGGCGTCATGCGCGTCGGCATGGTCATGCTGCCGGAGGGCGCCGCGGTCTGGGCGCCCTGGGTCGGCGGCGTCGCCGTCATCAACGTGGTCTACGGCGCGCTCAGCGCCATGAGCCAGAAGGACCTCAAGTACATCATCGCCTACTCGTCCGTCAGCCACATGGGCGTGGTGATGCTGGGCGCGGCGACCTTGACCCCGAACGGCTGGAACGGCGCCGTCTACCAGATGTTCGCCCACGGCATCATGACCGGGCTGTTCTTCGCCCTGGTCGGCCTGGTCTACGAGCGCGCGCACTCGCGCCACGTGCCGGGTATGGGCGGCTTCGCCAAGAGCATGCCCGCGGTCGCGGTGTTCTTCACGCTGGCGGGGCTCTCGTCCCTGGGCTTGCCGGGCACGGCGGGCTTCGTCGCCGAGATGCTGGTGTTCCTGGGCGCCTGGCAGAGCGCGCACTGGTGGTGGGCCATCCCCGGCATCCTGGGCGCGTTCATCACCGCGGTATACGTGCTGCGCGCCGTGCGCCAGATCTTCTGGGGGCCGGGCCCGAGCGAGAAGTTCCACGATCTGTCGGACGCCACCCGGACCGAGTGGGGCGCGCCGCTCATCCTCGGCGCCTGCATCATCGTGTTCGGCTGCTACCCGGTGATCGTCCTCGACTTCATCGACAAGGCCACCCCCGGTTACCTGGCGCAGGCCAAGGGCGAGCTACGCTTGCCGCAGCAGGCCGTCTCCAAGCCCCGCCTGAGCCCGGTGCTCGGCACGCTGGCGCCGCGAGGTGAGCGATGA
- a CDS encoding NADH-quinone oxidoreductase subunit N: MNVSLADLLPLGLDLALCAGILLTFLADLFSGPKPNRAIGVIPAATFAGALIASFQMDLNGSAFGGVYVGDHWSLFFKRAFLAAGLLVTLGSMDHVAKHQPRRQGEYYLLLMCSVLGMTLLPGARDLVLLIVAFELMGLPLFVLAAYAKTEDPKGVGRHGPEAGLKLYLVGAVSAAITLFGLSFVYGMTGSTRIEAIAHTPMTPLFVLGVMLVLAGMAFKIGVVPFHMWVPDTYQGAPTPFVAFLSVAPKLAGFAALATLFHHGFAQVRSEWQPVFLALSLLSMVLGNLLAVVQTNVKRLLAYSGIGHIGYMLMAFVSGAGGTTMLLFYFVAYLVTNIGAFQIVEAVERETGDSSIAAFEGMWKRSPTLAFAMLIFLLSLAGIPFVVGFWAKLYVFIVAWQAGLYLLVILGAVLAVVGLFYYMQIARSMYMLPPKRDTELRAAPALALSLALCLAGVVLFGAWPSPVLEDAGRATEPFVTARQVGLR; the protein is encoded by the coding sequence ATGAACGTCTCCCTCGCGGATCTCCTGCCGCTCGGCCTCGATCTCGCGCTCTGCGCGGGCATCTTGCTCACCTTTCTGGCGGACCTGTTCTCCGGTCCCAAGCCGAACCGCGCCATCGGCGTGATCCCGGCGGCCACCTTCGCGGGCGCGCTGATCGCCTCCTTCCAGATGGACCTGAACGGCAGCGCCTTCGGCGGCGTGTACGTCGGCGACCACTGGTCGCTGTTCTTCAAGCGCGCGTTCCTGGCGGCGGGCCTGCTCGTCACGCTCGGCAGCATGGATCACGTGGCCAAGCACCAGCCGCGCCGGCAAGGCGAATACTACCTGCTCCTGATGTGCAGCGTGCTGGGCATGACGCTCTTGCCCGGCGCCCGCGATCTGGTGCTGCTGATCGTCGCGTTCGAGCTGATGGGGCTGCCGCTGTTCGTGCTGGCGGCCTACGCCAAGACGGAAGACCCGAAGGGGGTCGGCAGGCACGGGCCCGAAGCCGGCCTCAAGCTCTACCTGGTCGGCGCAGTGAGCGCGGCCATCACGCTGTTCGGCCTGTCCTTCGTCTACGGCATGACCGGCTCGACGCGCATCGAGGCCATCGCGCACACGCCGATGACCCCGCTCTTCGTGCTGGGCGTGATGCTGGTGCTCGCCGGCATGGCCTTCAAGATCGGCGTGGTGCCCTTCCACATGTGGGTGCCCGACACCTACCAGGGCGCGCCCACGCCCTTCGTGGCGTTCCTGTCGGTGGCGCCCAAGCTCGCCGGTTTCGCCGCGTTGGCCACGCTCTTCCACCACGGCTTCGCGCAGGTCCGGAGCGAGTGGCAGCCGGTGTTCCTGGCGCTGTCGCTGCTCAGCATGGTGCTCGGCAACCTGCTCGCGGTGGTGCAGACGAACGTGAAGCGCCTGCTCGCCTACTCGGGCATCGGGCACATCGGCTACATGCTGATGGCCTTCGTGTCCGGCGCCGGTGGCACCACCATGCTGCTCTTCTACTTCGTGGCCTACCTGGTCACGAACATCGGCGCCTTCCAGATCGTGGAGGCCGTGGAGCGCGAGACGGGGGACTCCTCGATCGCCGCCTTCGAGGGCATGTGGAAGCGCTCGCCGACGCTGGCCTTCGCCATGCTGATCTTCCTGCTCTCGCTGGCAGGCATCCCGTTCGTGGTCGGCTTCTGGGCCAAGCTCTACGTGTTCATCGTCGCCTGGCAGGCCGGGCTCTACCTCTTGGTGATCCTCGGCGCCGTGCTCGCGGTGGTGGGACTCTTCTACTACATGCAGATTGCGCGCTCGATGTACATGTTGCCACCCAAGCGCGACACGGAGCTCCGCGCCGCGCCGGCGCTCGCGCTCTCGCTGGCGCTGTGCCTCGCTGGGGTAGTGCTGTTCGGCGCCTGGCCGAGCCCGGTGCTCGAGGACGCCGGCCGCGCCACCGAGCCGTTCGTGACGGCGCGGCAGGTCGGGCTGCGCTAG
- a CDS encoding 1-acyl-sn-glycerol-3-phosphate acyltransferase, whose protein sequence is MAGRARYDSIEHGEPGVAHEGFVRSLDRWVGPWARLWLRPSLEGTEHLPERGPYMIVANHSGGGGAEVLCLVLLWWRTFGLSRPLAGFAHPLAFWLPIMAPFVRRLGIVPSTYRGAGAALERGVPLVVFPGGDHEAFRPVWQAGRVDFGGRKGFLRIAKQHGVRVVPLAISGSHVTVPIVWRSELMSWLLVWPRLAGVKRVPVTLLGLLVCGAAAFYGNVLAGPWLGAALGWLSWTLVPSPWIAWVPSRIRMRLLPPIEVGDDLDAAYARVTGELQRAIR, encoded by the coding sequence ATGGCCGGCCGCGCTCGCTACGACTCGATCGAGCACGGCGAGCCGGGTGTCGCGCACGAAGGCTTCGTACGCAGCTTGGATCGGTGGGTTGGGCCGTGGGCGCGGCTCTGGCTCAGACCCAGCCTCGAGGGCACCGAGCACCTGCCCGAGCGCGGGCCCTACATGATCGTCGCCAACCACTCGGGCGGCGGGGGTGCCGAGGTGCTGTGCCTCGTGCTCCTTTGGTGGAGGACGTTCGGCCTGTCGCGCCCGCTGGCCGGCTTCGCTCACCCGCTGGCCTTCTGGCTGCCGATCATGGCCCCGTTCGTGCGGCGTCTCGGCATCGTGCCGTCCACCTATCGCGGCGCCGGAGCCGCGCTGGAGCGCGGGGTGCCGCTGGTGGTCTTCCCGGGCGGTGACCACGAGGCGTTTCGGCCCGTCTGGCAGGCTGGGCGTGTGGACTTCGGCGGACGAAAGGGCTTCTTGCGCATCGCAAAGCAGCACGGCGTCCGGGTCGTTCCGCTGGCGATCTCCGGCAGCCACGTCACGGTGCCCATCGTCTGGCGCTCCGAGCTCATGTCCTGGCTGTTGGTCTGGCCGCGCCTCGCCGGCGTGAAGCGCGTGCCAGTCACGCTGCTCGGGCTCCTCGTCTGCGGCGCGGCCGCCTTCTACGGCAACGTGCTCGCGGGCCCGTGGCTGGGAGCTGCCTTGGGCTGGCTGTCCTGGACGCTGGTCCCGTCCCCGTGGATAGCCTGGGTGCCGTCCCGCATCCGCATGCGCCTCCTGCCGCCCATCGAAGTTGGTGACGACCTGGACGCAGCCTACGCGCGCGTCACCGGCGAGCTCCAGCGCGCCATCCGTTGA
- a CDS encoding class I SAM-dependent methyltransferase, whose protein sequence is MPSFGMLSPFRWHFDAVSAPRAERIAAEVVELLPPTNALLDVGCGDGTLVKLVAARAGVKRFSGVDVKLQPGLDFDARAYDGHRLPFDDASFDAVTISDVLHHADSPLDVLGEALRVTRRGGAVIVKDHFRFGAWSNGVLLAMDLVGNYAQGILVTGNYLSPPEWIELVRKAGGSVDKLTWPFRVHSLPFRLITRSEYQFVARVVHAGG, encoded by the coding sequence ATGCCGTCGTTCGGAATGCTCTCGCCGTTTCGCTGGCACTTCGACGCCGTGTCCGCGCCACGAGCCGAGCGCATCGCGGCCGAGGTCGTGGAGCTCTTGCCACCCACGAACGCTTTGCTCGACGTCGGCTGCGGCGATGGCACGCTGGTCAAGCTCGTGGCCGCGCGCGCCGGCGTGAAGCGGTTCTCCGGCGTCGACGTCAAGCTCCAGCCTGGCCTGGACTTCGACGCCCGGGCGTACGACGGTCACCGGCTGCCCTTCGACGACGCGAGCTTCGACGCGGTCACCATCTCCGACGTTCTGCACCACGCCGACTCGCCGCTCGACGTGCTCGGGGAAGCGCTGCGGGTCACGCGGCGCGGCGGCGCGGTCATCGTCAAAGACCACTTTCGCTTCGGAGCCTGGTCGAACGGCGTGCTCCTGGCGATGGACTTGGTCGGCAACTACGCGCAGGGCATCCTGGTCACGGGCAACTACCTGTCGCCACCCGAGTGGATCGAGCTGGTGCGCAAGGCAGGCGGCAGCGTGGACAAGCTCACCTGGCCGTTTCGCGTACACTCGCTGCCCTTCCGGCTGATCACGCGGAGCGAGTACCAGTTCGTCGCGCGCGTCGTCCACGCTGGCGGCTGA
- a CDS encoding methyltransferase domain-containing protein: MPDGIYITKTRCRNGAIGVVAMAETTFLFKEVNYAIEQNIGRPRTLLEIGTDVGQSSQRARSRGTRTVGLEMIKDSLPRAKDLMDEAHFAELESDAALEPVKGKRFDLVVLEGTLDRVRDPEALLRRVTPLLEDGGHVLASVANRKNGSADDSLTAAVRRIEAAGLEVMRVDVNPYIIRAAAMRLGWYGDPQHAADLKATHTMPGRFTYGHVLRPIERLIAKNAPGALAAEHVIVARLPPEPGPLTLTIGMLTLNEKESVERMIDDIRRYAPDAKILLVDSSSDETPELARAKGARVVRQLPPRGHGPAMERLMYEAAKESEALIYLDCDFTYPAEMIPKIRAMLESGVDLVNASRTSTYPKAMPVPNFMANRFFAATAQLVHGVPTTDVHSGMRGYRLSMVRAFDFDGEGDAIPLDTLILPARSNYKVVEFPIDYNERVGFSKLAKLRGTVWTFIRIAGAIGHGDRVRRGRRYSVQAR, encoded by the coding sequence ATGCCCGACGGAATCTACATCACGAAGACCCGGTGTCGGAATGGTGCTATAGGCGTCGTCGCGATGGCAGAAACGACCTTCCTCTTCAAGGAAGTGAACTACGCGATCGAGCAGAATATCGGCCGACCGCGCACGCTACTGGAGATCGGCACGGACGTCGGGCAGAGCAGCCAACGCGCGCGCAGCCGCGGCACTCGGACCGTGGGCCTGGAGATGATCAAGGACTCCCTTCCGCGTGCGAAGGACCTGATGGATGAGGCCCATTTCGCCGAGCTCGAGTCGGACGCCGCGTTGGAGCCGGTGAAGGGGAAGAGGTTCGACCTCGTCGTGCTCGAAGGCACGCTCGACCGCGTGCGCGACCCGGAAGCGCTCTTGCGCCGCGTCACTCCGCTCCTGGAAGACGGCGGGCACGTGCTCGCGTCGGTCGCGAACCGCAAGAACGGCTCGGCGGACGACTCGTTGACCGCCGCCGTGCGGCGCATCGAGGCCGCTGGGCTCGAAGTGATGCGCGTCGACGTGAACCCGTACATCATTCGCGCCGCGGCGATGCGCCTGGGCTGGTACGGCGATCCGCAGCACGCGGCCGACCTCAAAGCGACGCACACGATGCCGGGGCGTTTCACCTATGGACACGTGCTCCGTCCGATCGAGCGACTGATCGCCAAGAACGCGCCGGGGGCCCTCGCCGCGGAGCACGTCATCGTGGCGAGGCTCCCGCCCGAGCCGGGCCCGCTCACGCTGACCATCGGCATGCTCACGCTCAACGAGAAGGAGAGCGTCGAGCGAATGATCGACGACATCCGGCGCTACGCACCGGACGCGAAGATCCTACTCGTGGACAGCTCGAGCGACGAGACCCCGGAGCTCGCGCGCGCCAAAGGCGCTCGTGTGGTGCGCCAGCTTCCGCCCCGCGGTCATGGCCCCGCGATGGAGCGGCTGATGTACGAGGCGGCGAAGGAGAGCGAAGCACTCATCTACCTCGACTGCGACTTCACCTACCCGGCGGAGATGATCCCCAAGATCCGCGCCATGCTGGAGTCGGGTGTGGACCTGGTGAACGCCAGCCGCACGTCCACCTACCCCAAGGCGATGCCCGTCCCGAATTTCATGGCCAACCGCTTCTTCGCGGCCACGGCCCAGCTCGTCCACGGGGTTCCGACCACCGACGTCCACAGCGGGATGCGCGGTTACCGCCTGTCGATGGTGCGCGCCTTCGACTTCGACGGCGAAGGCGACGCAATCCCGCTCGATACGCTCATCCTCCCCGCGCGCTCCAACTACAAGGTGGTCGAGTTCCCCATCGACTACAACGAGCGGGTCGGCTTCTCCAAGCTGGCGAAGCTCAGGGGCACGGTGTGGACCTTCATTCGCATCGCCGGCGCCATCGGCCACGGCGACCGCGTCCGCCGGGGACGCCGCTACAGCGTGCAGGCTCGCTGA